A genomic stretch from Glaciecola nitratireducens FR1064 includes:
- a CDS encoding cytochrome b, with amino-acid sequence MTSATAAKSLRYHSLSILLHWTVVLGLVFMLASGLYMVNADISKADQYKLFQLHKAAGVIMLWALFIRICVRIFTKAPGLPSAMSNANKKKAKAGHLLLYVALVIMPLSGWVMVSASPFGLPTFVFVDWIKWPHIPGIARNKTVETVANNTHWITAAVLFTLIIGHIAAVIWHKKAHGLNLLNRMWWSKHKD; translated from the coding sequence ATGACTAGTGCGACCGCTGCTAAATCATTGCGCTATCATAGTCTGAGTATTCTTTTGCACTGGACCGTTGTGCTTGGTTTAGTATTTATGCTGGCAAGTGGCTTGTATATGGTCAATGCCGATATCAGTAAAGCTGACCAATACAAGCTATTTCAGCTGCACAAAGCTGCCGGCGTGATCATGCTTTGGGCATTATTTATCCGAATCTGCGTACGTATTTTCACAAAGGCACCGGGTCTTCCAAGCGCTATGTCAAATGCTAATAAAAAGAAGGCTAAGGCGGGACATTTATTACTCTATGTGGCTTTGGTGATCATGCCTTTATCCGGCTGGGTAATGGTCTCTGCAAGCCCTTTTGGACTGCCAACCTTTGTGTTTGTAGACTGGATAAAATGGCCGCATATTCCTGGGATTGCAAGAAACAAGACGGTTGAAACCGTCGCCAACAATACACACTGGATAACCGCCGCAGTTCTATTTACGCTGATTATAGGTCACATCGCTGCTGTTATATGGCACAAAAAAGCACATGGCCTTAATTTATTAAACCGAATGTGGTGGTCAAAGCACAAAGATTAA
- a CDS encoding RDD family protein, translating into MASSDNPKQHSFDLDSAHDETDIKKAAESLDESTQNSQYNTHDPAAETSDKLHDETQQESKNSIENKRKINESEPFFETADSADIESFEDLEDVEDIRDGNVEDADIEEADIKDVDIKNIDIKNATTARKHRNEKLSNKETRTIVTPYAFTVSPELLGQPLATPARRGVAMLIDVFLIAVLSGLSALLLAGFLALTFFKAGNRLKQQKRFNFVRLSFRGLSAFLIFVIVFTIVADLEESDESVLSPTAQTRENEDTMRSLLDLAAVLIDISCNNDSECLLKYAEGAAVGAAAMKIPIEDINATTSDIVAQKQWTDENKTLFMDKFINTLNEERNAYTDDIIEIVESTEPAEKRSGIYSILEWVKGIMSDLGLSLGWAALYFSVFTAWWRGQTIGKRIVGIEVVKLDGNYPSLWESFGRYGGYGAGFATGLLGFLQVYWDPNRQAIQDKISETLVLRLKPNVHKQ; encoded by the coding sequence ATGGCTTCTTCGGATAATCCTAAACAGCATTCTTTCGATCTTGATTCAGCGCATGATGAAACAGATATAAAGAAAGCAGCTGAATCACTCGACGAATCAACTCAAAACTCACAATACAACACGCATGATCCTGCTGCTGAAACGAGCGATAAACTGCATGATGAAACTCAACAAGAATCAAAAAATAGTATTGAGAACAAGCGCAAGATCAATGAGTCAGAACCGTTTTTTGAAACCGCTGACAGCGCGGATATAGAAAGTTTTGAAGATTTGGAGGACGTGGAGGATATCCGCGATGGTAATGTCGAAGATGCTGACATTGAAGAAGCTGATATTAAAGATGTTGATATTAAAAATATTGATATTAAAAATGCAACAACAGCCCGTAAACACCGCAATGAAAAGCTTTCGAACAAAGAAACGCGCACAATCGTCACGCCATATGCCTTTACGGTTTCCCCTGAGTTACTGGGTCAACCGCTAGCAACTCCTGCTCGCAGAGGCGTCGCTATGCTCATCGATGTGTTTCTTATTGCCGTGCTCAGTGGTCTCAGCGCTTTACTTCTTGCTGGCTTTCTTGCACTGACATTCTTCAAAGCAGGTAATCGCCTCAAACAGCAAAAACGCTTTAATTTTGTGCGACTAAGTTTTAGAGGCCTTTCCGCATTCTTAATTTTTGTCATCGTATTTACTATTGTGGCAGATCTTGAAGAGTCAGATGAGTCGGTGTTAAGTCCAACTGCGCAAACGCGAGAAAATGAAGACACCATGAGAAGTCTTCTCGACCTAGCGGCTGTACTAATCGATATAAGCTGCAATAACGATAGTGAGTGTTTACTTAAATATGCTGAAGGTGCGGCTGTCGGTGCTGCTGCAATGAAAATCCCTATCGAGGATATTAATGCTACGACAAGCGACATTGTGGCTCAAAAACAATGGACTGATGAAAATAAGACGCTGTTTATGGACAAATTCATCAATACTTTAAACGAAGAGCGCAATGCTTATACCGACGATATAATCGAAATTGTGGAGTCGACAGAACCTGCAGAGAAAAGAAGTGGTATTTACAGCATCTTAGAATGGGTGAAAGGCATCATGTCTGATCTAGGCCTTAGCCTGGGCTGGGCCGCTTTGTATTTTAGCGTATTTACCGCTTGGTGGCGTGGACAAACTATTGGCAAGAGAATTGTTGGAATTGAAGTGGTAAAGCTTGACGGAAATTACCCATCTTTATGGGAAAGCTTTGGGCGATACGGTGGTTATGGTGCAGGTTTTGCAACCGGGCTACTAGGCTTTTTACAAGTCTATTGGGATCCAAATAGACAAGCTATTCAAGATAAGATATCCGAAACATTGGTGCTTCGTTTAAAGCCTAATGTTCATAAACAATAG
- the glnL gene encoding nitrogen regulation protein NR(II), with the protein MEDRLAAINLSPFQLRNMLKTVVIIIDEHFDILYVNDAALALLETGLKQIHDRKFYEFFLEDGIERSTFEDAFRNREDFSETEVQLFFKDGRCVLTDMTATCFDSDGQRMMLLEIRQIDKQKKITQETIQHAQQEAARELVRGLAHEIKNPLGGIRGAAQLLEKELTNPDQKEFTQMIVDQSDRLRSLVDRLLGPNSLPQMKWTNIHEVIEKVRAVIFADTLQVIQIERDYDVSIPDLFVDPDMLQQALLNIARNSMQALKSDETPNACIKLKTRIERQAVIKGKRYGLSALISIIDNGPGIPKELKDTVFYPMVTSKHNGSGLGLSIAQNLTNHHDGKIDVESYPGHTEFTLYLPIKKRLE; encoded by the coding sequence ATGGAAGATCGTTTGGCTGCAATTAATCTTTCACCGTTTCAACTACGCAACATGTTGAAAACAGTAGTGATCATTATAGATGAGCATTTTGATATTTTATATGTCAACGATGCCGCCTTGGCATTGCTGGAAACCGGTTTAAAACAAATCCACGATCGTAAATTCTATGAGTTTTTTCTTGAAGATGGCATTGAGCGTTCGACATTTGAAGACGCCTTTCGTAATCGAGAAGACTTCAGTGAAACAGAGGTGCAGCTATTTTTTAAAGATGGACGTTGTGTGTTAACGGATATGACGGCCACTTGTTTTGATTCTGATGGGCAACGCATGATGTTGCTAGAAATAAGACAAATCGATAAACAAAAAAAGATAACCCAAGAAACCATTCAGCACGCCCAGCAAGAAGCAGCACGGGAACTGGTGCGAGGGCTTGCCCATGAAATCAAGAATCCTCTCGGCGGCATTCGCGGCGCGGCGCAATTGCTCGAAAAAGAGCTGACGAACCCAGATCAGAAAGAATTTACACAAATGATTGTTGATCAGTCAGATCGCTTGCGTTCACTCGTCGATCGACTTTTAGGGCCAAACTCTTTACCGCAAATGAAATGGACGAATATTCATGAGGTGATTGAGAAGGTGCGGGCGGTCATATTCGCAGATACGCTGCAAGTGATTCAAATAGAAAGAGACTATGATGTGTCGATACCGGATTTGTTTGTCGACCCAGATATGCTGCAGCAAGCCCTATTAAATATTGCAAGAAACAGCATGCAGGCATTGAAATCGGACGAAACACCAAATGCATGTATTAAGCTAAAAACCCGCATTGAAAGACAAGCAGTCATTAAAGGTAAACGCTATGGCTTGAGTGCGCTCATTAGTATTATTGATAATGGTCCGGGTATCCCTAAAGAGCTCAAAGATACCGTTTTTTATCCAATGGTAACGAGTAAACATAATGGCAGCGGCTTAGGCCTATCAATAGCGCAAAATTTGACGAACCACCACGATGGCAAAATAGATGTGGAAAGTTATCCTGGACATACGGAATTTACCTTGTATTTACCTATTAAGAAAAGGCTCGAATAG
- a CDS encoding LysE/ArgO family amino acid transporter has translation MSISVLLAGFSLGISLILAIGAQNAFVLKQGLKQQHVFVVCLICALSDAILISAGVAGFGAIVQKFPLIEQIARYAGAAFLFFYAAISFKSAITTDHALKAEGKEVGNVVTAVLTCLAFTWLNPHVYLDTFVLLGSISTQYEGQQLAFGVGAVTASFVFFFSLGYGAKLLIPIFKKPVAWKVLEFVVGFIMLVLGISLLI, from the coding sequence ATGAGTATCTCGGTTCTACTCGCAGGTTTTTCACTCGGCATTTCGCTAATACTGGCTATTGGCGCGCAAAACGCATTTGTTCTAAAACAGGGCTTAAAACAGCAGCATGTATTCGTAGTGTGTCTCATTTGTGCCCTATCTGATGCCATTCTCATCTCTGCGGGTGTCGCTGGTTTTGGTGCTATCGTACAAAAATTTCCACTCATTGAACAAATTGCGAGATATGCTGGAGCGGCGTTCTTGTTTTTCTATGCGGCAATCAGTTTCAAATCTGCTATCACAACAGACCATGCGCTTAAAGCTGAAGGGAAAGAAGTGGGTAATGTGGTAACTGCGGTATTAACGTGTCTGGCATTTACTTGGCTAAATCCACACGTTTATTTAGATACCTTCGTACTGTTAGGTTCTATTTCTACGCAATATGAGGGACAGCAGTTGGCATTCGGTGTCGGCGCTGTTACTGCGTCGTTCGTATTCTTTTTTTCGCTGGGCTATGGTGCAAAACTGCTTATTCCCATTTTTAAGAAGCCCGTAGCTTGGAAAGTACTTGAGTTTGTAGTTGGATTTATCATGCTAGTATTAGGCATCAGTTTGCTGATTTAA
- a CDS encoding EAL domain-containing protein, whose product MSDEKNLVDSEATHFKVVSEFAAKILSLNTESDVLWYLTHNVVSKLGFEDVVVYIFDEERQVLEQKAAFGSKAGENYSVIEPIELKLGQGVVGKVAETRTTMIIDDTRLCKDYLVDDKKRLSELAVPLLDNDHLVGVIDSEHRESNYFTENHVKTLVAVASIAATKISQNRSLSKLQETVSKLEQSSKIQDALFEIAELIFETENMAEFYQQLHAKISNLTFAKNFFIALSTSDGKSFTIPYCVDEVDDVPDNETTIMIDNPPSITGYVLQTNEALLVYKDDIERKLKEKLIYVKGSLPEAWLGVPFGNDSLRGIVVVQSYDEQFAFTEKDKLLLTFVAKHIRNAIERMQARSELTNLALHDPLTQLPNRILFNDRLDRALIDLERRQCNIVALLFLDLDKFKFVNDKHGHFIGDQLLKTCAERLNRCVRESDTVCRQGGDEFVVLLVNIDNEQNIHDIASDIARAISEPIIIEDTELTISTSIGVTYCKPTHKNSRKNHGESKKKTPEKMFLEADEAMYQAKENGRNQVCFYQAKEGGDNFSSFDLDSEFKQALVEDQLYLVFQPIIDIQSGLVIGGESLIRWEHPKFGNMPPVSFLPELEKGNQIVALDEYVVWTSIQNLKAWHDKWPKHFRSLNVNVSGKGFNSESIMQILESTYHTFPEVLNYLTIELTERSIVANVAETQITMQKIREMGVKLALDDFGTGYSSLSYLHQFKFDVLKIDKSFISNHKADSGENIILEAIVNLANALGIKTTAEGIETAEQLLSMKALGCNSGQGYFLSRPVEKSVFVGILLDGLAVLNQQTDA is encoded by the coding sequence ATGAGTGACGAGAAAAATCTGGTGGATTCAGAAGCGACACATTTTAAGGTTGTGAGTGAATTTGCTGCTAAAATATTATCGCTGAATACAGAATCCGATGTTCTTTGGTATTTGACTCATAATGTCGTTTCAAAATTAGGCTTTGAAGATGTCGTTGTCTACATCTTTGACGAAGAAAGGCAGGTTCTAGAGCAGAAAGCGGCGTTTGGCAGCAAGGCCGGCGAAAATTACAGCGTGATTGAGCCGATCGAACTTAAACTTGGCCAAGGTGTTGTAGGAAAAGTCGCTGAAACCAGAACAACAATGATCATCGATGATACTCGCTTGTGTAAAGATTATCTTGTCGATGATAAAAAGCGCCTATCAGAGCTTGCCGTCCCCTTGTTGGACAACGACCACCTCGTAGGAGTGATAGATTCTGAACATCGAGAATCAAACTACTTTACCGAAAACCATGTCAAAACATTAGTGGCTGTTGCCTCCATCGCTGCTACAAAAATTTCCCAGAATAGATCGCTGAGTAAGCTTCAGGAGACTGTCAGCAAGCTTGAGCAAAGTAGCAAAATTCAAGATGCTTTATTTGAAATTGCCGAACTGATATTTGAAACCGAAAACATGGCTGAGTTTTATCAGCAATTGCATGCCAAAATTTCTAATCTAACCTTTGCGAAAAACTTCTTTATTGCCTTATCTACCAGTGATGGTAAGTCTTTTACAATTCCGTATTGTGTCGATGAAGTTGACGATGTTCCTGACAACGAAACGACAATAATGATTGATAACCCGCCGAGCATCACTGGTTACGTTTTGCAAACTAACGAAGCTCTGCTGGTTTATAAGGATGACATTGAGCGTAAGCTCAAAGAAAAACTGATTTATGTCAAAGGCTCACTCCCCGAGGCTTGGTTAGGAGTTCCTTTTGGCAACGATTCCCTACGGGGTATCGTTGTTGTGCAAAGCTATGATGAGCAGTTTGCTTTTACAGAAAAAGACAAACTGTTGCTTACCTTTGTCGCTAAACATATTCGAAACGCGATTGAGCGCATGCAGGCTCGCTCTGAATTGACTAATTTAGCCTTACACGATCCACTCACGCAATTGCCCAATAGAATATTATTTAACGATCGCTTAGATAGAGCCCTGATTGATTTAGAGCGACGCCAATGCAACATCGTAGCGCTACTGTTCTTGGATTTGGATAAATTTAAATTTGTTAATGATAAACACGGCCATTTTATTGGTGACCAACTTTTGAAAACCTGCGCTGAGCGACTTAACAGATGCGTTCGTGAGTCAGATACGGTTTGCCGACAAGGTGGAGATGAGTTTGTTGTGCTACTAGTCAACATAGACAACGAACAAAATATCCATGATATTGCTAGTGACATTGCTCGGGCCATAAGTGAGCCGATTATTATTGAAGATACCGAGCTAACGATATCCACCAGTATTGGCGTGACGTATTGTAAGCCCACTCACAAAAACAGTCGTAAAAATCACGGTGAAAGTAAAAAGAAAACCCCTGAAAAAATGTTTTTGGAAGCCGATGAAGCAATGTATCAGGCTAAAGAAAACGGTAGAAACCAAGTTTGTTTCTATCAAGCAAAAGAAGGTGGGGATAATTTTAGTTCTTTCGACCTTGATAGTGAATTTAAGCAGGCATTAGTTGAAGATCAGCTATACCTAGTCTTTCAACCCATTATTGATATTCAATCAGGTTTGGTTATTGGCGGTGAATCGTTAATTCGTTGGGAGCATCCAAAATTCGGCAATATGCCGCCTGTATCTTTTTTACCGGAACTCGAAAAAGGCAATCAAATTGTTGCACTAGACGAGTACGTTGTTTGGACTTCCATTCAAAACCTAAAAGCTTGGCATGACAAGTGGCCAAAGCACTTCCGTTCTCTGAATGTGAACGTTTCAGGGAAAGGATTTAACTCCGAATCCATCATGCAAATTTTGGAAAGTACCTACCATACCTTTCCAGAAGTGCTGAACTATTTGACCATTGAGTTAACCGAGAGAAGTATCGTAGCAAACGTAGCAGAAACTCAGATAACGATGCAGAAGATACGGGAAATGGGTGTAAAATTGGCGTTAGATGACTTTGGAACTGGATATTCTTCGCTGAGCTATTTGCATCAGTTTAAGTTTGACGTTTTGAAAATAGACAAGAGTTTTATCAGTAATCATAAAGCTGATTCGGGAGAAAATATCATTCTCGAGGCGATTGTTAATTTGGCAAACGCATTAGGTATCAAAACTACAGCAGAAGGCATTGAAACAGCGGAACAATTGTTGTCAATGAAGGCGCTAGGCTGTAACTCTGGTCAAGGCTACTTCTTATCAAGACCCGTTGAAAAAAGTGTTTTTGTGGGCATTTTGCTAGATGGATTAGCTGTTTTAAATCAGCAAACTGATGCCTAA
- the glnG gene encoding nitrogen regulation protein NR(I) encodes MNEPVWIVDDDSSIRWVLQKALQAANIACVSFENPEDLLLQLQSGQTPQIIISDVKMPQMDGMTLLKEIHQHYPEMPVIIMTAHSDLDSAVNAYQGGAFEYLPKPFDIDEAVTLTKRAMEHAKEQTKLRQVQQISPTAEIIGEAPAMQEVFRAVGRLSRSSISVLINGQSGTGKELVALALHKHSPRSSNTFVALNMAAIPADLVESELFGHEKGAFTGAQAARQGRFEQANGGTLFLDEIGDMPIDVQTRLLRVLAEGQFYRVGGHNPVSVDVRIIAATHQNLEKRVAEGKFREDLYHRLNVIRIHIPSLNERREDIALLANHFLVKASKELGVEGKVLTKAAAKVLSQLGWPGNVRQLENTCRWLTVMASGQEIHPADLPPELLTSPDDLKVKESSNDWTTLLSHWADSELGAGHDNILGDAMPTFEKILLQRALKYTHGHKQDAAKKLGWGRNTLTRKLKELDVDL; translated from the coding sequence ATGAATGAACCAGTTTGGATTGTCGATGACGACAGCTCTATTCGTTGGGTTTTACAAAAAGCACTGCAAGCAGCCAACATTGCCTGCGTTAGCTTTGAGAACCCAGAAGACTTATTGCTTCAATTGCAATCAGGTCAAACACCACAAATAATCATTTCTGATGTGAAAATGCCGCAGATGGATGGTATGACTTTGTTAAAAGAGATCCATCAGCACTATCCTGAAATGCCCGTTATTATCATGACAGCGCATTCTGATTTAGATAGCGCTGTGAATGCATATCAAGGCGGGGCCTTTGAGTATTTGCCAAAACCGTTTGATATTGATGAGGCGGTAACGCTCACCAAGCGTGCGATGGAACACGCAAAAGAGCAAACAAAACTAAGGCAGGTTCAACAAATAAGCCCAACGGCAGAGATTATTGGGGAAGCGCCAGCAATGCAGGAAGTCTTTCGTGCCGTCGGCCGTCTGTCGCGTTCCTCAATCAGTGTCTTGATCAATGGTCAATCCGGGACAGGTAAAGAACTTGTTGCTCTTGCTTTACATAAACACAGTCCGCGTTCATCGAATACATTTGTTGCTTTAAATATGGCGGCGATCCCTGCGGATTTGGTTGAGTCCGAACTATTTGGACATGAAAAAGGCGCATTTACCGGCGCACAAGCGGCCCGGCAAGGCCGGTTTGAGCAAGCCAACGGCGGTACTTTATTTTTAGATGAAATTGGGGACATGCCTATTGATGTGCAAACTCGTCTATTAAGAGTGTTAGCTGAAGGCCAATTTTATAGAGTAGGCGGGCACAACCCGGTTAGCGTCGATGTACGGATAATTGCTGCGACACACCAAAACTTGGAGAAGCGTGTTGCAGAAGGGAAGTTTCGAGAAGATTTATATCACCGTTTAAACGTTATCCGTATTCATATTCCTTCACTCAATGAGCGTCGAGAAGATATTGCTTTGCTAGCTAATCATTTCCTAGTCAAAGCAAGCAAAGAATTGGGTGTTGAGGGGAAAGTGTTAACCAAAGCGGCCGCCAAAGTACTATCGCAGTTGGGTTGGCCGGGTAACGTTCGTCAGCTTGAAAATACCTGTCGTTGGCTTACAGTAATGGCAAGTGGACAAGAAATTCATCCCGCTGATTTACCTCCAGAGTTGTTAACGTCTCCTGACGACCTGAAGGTAAAAGAGTCGAGTAACGATTGGACAACACTGCTTTCTCACTGGGCTGATTCGGAATTAGGCGCGGGTCATGACAATATTTTAGGTGACGCAATGCCAACCTTCGAGAAAATTTTATTACAACGCGCGCTGAAGTACACACATGGCCATAAGCAAGATGCTGCCAAAAAGCTAGGATGGGGGCGCAATACCTTAACCAGAAAATTGAAAGAACTGGACGTAGATTTATAA
- the glnA gene encoding glutamate--ammonia ligase encodes MSIESTLELIKESEAKFIDLRFTDTKGKEQHVTIPTHQVDEDFFEEGKMFDGSSIAGWKGINESDMVLMPDPTTAVLDPFAEETQINITCDILEPSTMQGYDRDPRTIAKRAEEFLKSTGVGDTVLFGPEPEFFLFDDVRYHTDMSGSFFKIDAEEAAWNSGAEFEGGNKGHRPGVKGGYFPVSPVDSAHDTRAAMCLVMEEMGLVVEAHHHEVATAGQNEIACKFNSMVKKADEIQIYKYVVHNVADAYGQTATFMPKPLVGDNGSGMHCHMSISKDGKNTFAGDSYAGLSETALFYIGGIIKHAKAINAFANASTNSYKRLVPHFEAPVMLAYSARNRSASIRIPYVTSERARRIEVRFPDPSANPYLAFTALLMAGLDGIKNKIHPGESMDKDLYDLPAEEAASIPQVARSLEEALAALNVDRDFLTAGGVMSDDMIDAYIELKTAEVQRINMSTHPVEFELYYSV; translated from the coding sequence ATGTCAATCGAGTCGACATTAGAACTAATTAAAGAGAGCGAAGCGAAATTTATTGATTTGCGCTTTACAGATACAAAGGGTAAAGAGCAACACGTTACTATTCCTACTCACCAAGTAGATGAAGACTTCTTTGAAGAAGGTAAAATGTTCGATGGTTCTTCAATTGCTGGCTGGAAAGGCATAAATGAATCCGACATGGTGCTTATGCCTGATCCAACAACTGCAGTATTGGACCCGTTTGCTGAAGAAACACAGATAAATATTACCTGTGATATCTTGGAACCATCGACTATGCAGGGTTACGATCGTGATCCGCGCACTATTGCAAAGCGTGCTGAAGAGTTCCTAAAATCAACTGGCGTTGGCGATACTGTATTATTTGGTCCTGAGCCAGAATTCTTCCTATTCGACGACGTTCGCTACCACACTGATATGTCAGGTTCTTTCTTCAAAATTGATGCTGAAGAAGCTGCATGGAACTCTGGTGCTGAGTTCGAAGGTGGCAACAAAGGCCATCGTCCGGGCGTTAAAGGCGGTTACTTTCCAGTTTCACCTGTCGATTCAGCGCACGATACTCGTGCCGCTATGTGCCTAGTAATGGAAGAAATGGGACTCGTTGTAGAGGCTCATCACCACGAAGTTGCGACGGCCGGCCAAAACGAGATCGCTTGCAAATTCAACAGCATGGTTAAGAAAGCAGACGAAATTCAAATTTATAAGTATGTTGTACACAACGTAGCTGATGCCTACGGACAAACTGCAACCTTTATGCCTAAGCCGCTTGTAGGCGATAACGGTTCTGGCATGCATTGCCATATGTCAATTAGTAAAGATGGCAAGAACACCTTTGCTGGCGACAGCTACGCTGGTCTTTCTGAAACTGCTTTGTTCTACATTGGCGGTATTATTAAGCATGCTAAAGCAATCAATGCGTTCGCAAATGCGTCGACTAACTCTTATAAGCGTTTGGTGCCTCATTTCGAAGCGCCTGTTATGCTAGCTTATTCTGCGCGTAACCGTTCAGCTTCTATTCGTATTCCTTACGTAACAAGTGAGAGAGCGCGCCGTATTGAAGTTCGTTTCCCTGACCCATCAGCTAACCCATACCTAGCATTTACTGCGTTATTGATGGCTGGTCTTGACGGTATTAAAAATAAGATCCATCCAGGTGAGTCAATGGATAAGGACTTGTATGATTTACCTGCTGAAGAAGCAGCGTCTATCCCTCAAGTTGCTCGTTCATTAGAAGAAGCGTTAGCTGCATTGAATGTTGACCGTGATTTCTTAACAGCCGGTGGCGTTATGAGCGACGACATGATTGATGCGTATATAGAGCTAAAGACTGCTGAAGTACAAAGAATTAATATGTCAACGCATCCAGTTGAGTTTGAGTTGTACTATAGCGTTTAG
- a CDS encoding DUF4124 domain-containing protein — translation MNIAKFSTSTRFIMLIIIGLVLSTSVNAGKIYKTINKDGTITYSDQPTPGAVEVDFASNTTTVVQNPIAKTKQLKTIKQKTPVEHTLSVNSPAIDETIRNTTGNVSISATVTPNAPGHYELSLHEKKLRSSSGTFLVKDLPRGEYSYQINFVSTSGKVIASSGVRRFFMHKPSVLITPQNKSN, via the coding sequence ATGAATATAGCAAAGTTCTCAACATCGACACGCTTTATAATGCTGATCATTATTGGTCTAGTTCTCTCTACTTCTGTGAATGCAGGAAAAATATATAAAACGATTAACAAAGACGGAACTATTACGTATTCAGACCAGCCAACGCCAGGGGCGGTTGAGGTCGACTTTGCCTCCAATACAACGACAGTTGTACAAAACCCAATCGCTAAGACGAAACAACTTAAAACAATTAAACAGAAAACGCCGGTCGAGCATACCCTTAGCGTCAATTCACCAGCTATCGATGAAACCATTCGCAACACAACGGGCAATGTAAGTATCAGTGCCACTGTTACACCAAACGCGCCCGGCCACTACGAACTCTCGCTACATGAAAAAAAGCTTCGTTCCTCATCAGGTACTTTCTTGGTAAAAGATCTACCAAGAGGAGAGTATTCCTACCAAATAAACTTTGTTAGCACTTCGGGCAAGGTAATTGCATCGTCAGGGGTGAGACGCTTTTTTATGCATAAACCTTCAGTGCTAATTACGCCTCAAAACAAGAGCAATTAA
- a CDS encoding YceI family protein — MNYLKITAFTIVLSLAGCISWVFAKSPFNDMPEGEYVVDLSHASIVWKVSHLGLSNYVARFADFDASIEYDPSDITKSKVTAKINPMSIQTAYPDPKKEDFDNTLATDESWFNAGKFASIDFISTSIKMTGEKTAVMNGDLTFLGVSKPVSLDVEFNGAMLRQPFSGKPTMGFSATTTIKRTEWGMGKYAPNIGDEVEVMIEGEFVKTDD, encoded by the coding sequence ATGAATTATTTAAAAATTACAGCATTTACTATTGTTCTTAGTTTAGCGGGCTGTATCTCTTGGGTTTTTGCAAAAAGTCCCTTTAACGATATGCCAGAAGGCGAATACGTCGTTGATCTGAGCCATGCTTCAATTGTCTGGAAAGTTTCTCATTTAGGCCTGTCTAATTATGTCGCTCGTTTTGCCGATTTTGATGCTTCAATCGAGTATGACCCGTCTGATATAACCAAGAGTAAAGTCACGGCTAAAATCAACCCTATGTCAATTCAAACGGCTTACCCAGATCCAAAGAAAGAAGATTTTGATAACACACTTGCAACCGACGAAAGCTGGTTTAATGCGGGCAAATTTGCCAGCATCGATTTTATTTCAACCTCTATAAAAATGACGGGTGAAAAAACTGCAGTTATGAACGGTGACCTCACTTTCCTGGGAGTATCTAAACCTGTTTCACTTGACGTAGAATTTAACGGCGCAATGTTACGCCAACCTTTTAGTGGAAAACCAACGATGGGCTTTTCTGCCACAACAACAATAAAGCGCACCGAATGGGGCATGGGAAAATATGCACCTAACATTGGCGATGAAGTTGAAGTGATGATTGAAGGTGAGTTTGTAAAAACTGATGACTAG
- a CDS encoding YceI family protein, translated as MLKTLVLLNLTKINSYKTNKKIKCDYLLTFYSTLCIALALTFAPLAAAQQKLTFSAKDSTVSFAGEHVGMKFSGVFNKWNAELVLPPADSPTITATFYVASAKTGDSTYDSTLPEGDWFDVKNHPKGLFESEQIISKGNDYDVTGNLTLRGISQPVSFLLKDNGATLSANFSINRLAYKIGFESDPAAEWVSEEIDMTLLLNK; from the coding sequence ATGTTAAAAACGCTTGTATTGCTTAACCTAACAAAGATCAACAGCTATAAAACAAACAAAAAAATTAAATGTGACTACTTACTTACCTTTTACTCTACATTATGTATAGCGCTTGCCTTAACGTTTGCTCCATTGGCTGCTGCACAACAGAAACTCACCTTTAGCGCTAAAGACAGTACAGTGAGTTTCGCTGGAGAGCATGTCGGCATGAAATTCTCTGGGGTTTTTAATAAATGGAATGCAGAACTTGTGTTGCCTCCTGCAGATTCACCGACAATCACAGCCACATTTTACGTTGCATCTGCGAAGACAGGTGATAGCACGTATGACAGCACCCTGCCCGAGGGTGACTGGTTTGATGTTAAGAATCATCCAAAAGGACTATTCGAAAGTGAGCAAATAATTTCGAAAGGAAATGATTACGATGTTACTGGAAATTTAACATTGCGCGGTATCAGTCAGCCAGTTTCATTCCTTTTGAAAGACAATGGTGCAACGCTATCTGCAAACTTCAGCATCAACCGACTTGCCTATAAAATTGGGTTCGAGTCTGACCCCGCCGCAGAATGGGTTAGTGAAGAAATTGATATGACTCTCTTGTTAAATAAATAG